In Balaenoptera ricei isolate mBalRic1 chromosome 7, mBalRic1.hap2, whole genome shotgun sequence, a single window of DNA contains:
- the SCG2 gene encoding secretogranin-2, with amino-acid sequence MAEAKTHWLGAALSLIPLIFLLSEAEAASFQRNQLLQKEPDIKLENVQRFPSPEMIRALEYIEKLRQQAHKEESSLDYNPYQGVSVPLQQKENGDLPESSRDSLSEDEWMKIILEALRQAENEPQSAPKEIKPYTLNSEKNFPMDMPDDYETQQWPERKLKHMRFPPIYEENSRDNPFKRTNEIVEEQYTPQSLATLESVFQELGKLTGPNNQKRERVDEEQKLYTDDEDDIYKANNIAYEDVVGGEDWNPVEEKIESQTQEEVRDSKENIEKNEQTNDEMKRSGQLGLQDEDFQKESKDQLSDDVSKVIAYLKRLVNAAGSGRSQNGQNGERATRLFEKPLDSQSIYQLIEISRNLQIPPEDLIDMLKTGEKPNVSVEPEQELEIPFDPEDISEVDLDHPDLFQNKMLSKNGYPKTPGRAVAEALPDGLSVEDILNLLGMENAANQKPPYFPNQYNREKVLSRLPYGPGRSKANQLPKAVWMPDVENRQMAYENLNDKDQELGEYLAKMLVKYPEIMNSNQVKRVPSQGSSEDDLQEENQIEQALKERLNKHSSQETDKLASVSKRLPVGSPKSDDTPNRQYLDEDLLMKVLEYLNQEKAEKGREHIAKRAMENM; translated from the coding sequence ATGGCAGAAGCTAAGACTCACTGGCTTGGAGCAGCCCTCTCTCTCATCCCTTTAATTTTCCTCCTCTCTGAGGCCGAAGCAGCTTCATTTCAGAGAAACCAGCTGCTTCAGAAGGAACCAGATATCAAATTGGAAAACGTCCAAAGGTTTCCCAGTCCTGAAATGATCAGGGCTTTGGAGTACATAGAAAAGCTCCGACAACAAGCTCACAAAGAAGAAAGCAGCCTAGACTACAATCCCTACCAAGGTGTCTCTGTTCCCCTTCAGCAAAAAGAAAATGGTGACTTGCCAGAAAGTTCAAGGGATTCCCTGAGtgaagatgaatggatgaagataaTACTTGAAGCTTTGAGACAGGCTGAAAATGAGCCCCAGTCTGCACCAAAAGAAATCAAGCCCTATACCTTGAATTCAGAAAAGAACTTCCCAATGGACATGCCTGATGATTATGAGACTCAACAGTGGCCGGAGAGAAAGCTCAAGCACATGAGATTCCCTCCTATATATGAAGAGAATTCCAGGGACAACCCCTTTAAACGCACAAATGAAATAGTAGAGGAACAATATACTCCTCAAAGCCTTGCTACATTGGAATCTGTCTTCCAAGAGCTGGGGAAACTGACGGGACCAAACAACCAGAAGCGTGAGAGGGTTGATGAGGAGCAAAAACTTTACACAGATGATGAAGATGATATCTACAAGGCTAATAACATTGCCTATGAAGACGTGGTTGGGGGAGAAGATTGGAACCCagtagaggaaaaaatagagagTCAAACCCAGGAAGAGGTAAGAGACAGCaaagagaatatagaaaaaaatgaacaaaccaatgATGAAATGAAGCGTTCAGGGCAGCTGGGCCTCCAGGATGAAGATTTCCAGAAAGAGAGTAAAGACCAACTCTCAGATGATGTCTCCAAAGTAATTGCCTATCTGAAAAGGTTAGTGAATGCTGCGGGAAGTGGGAGGTCACAGAATGGGCAAAACGGGGAAAGAGCAACCAGGCTTTTTGAGAAACCACTTGATTCTCAATCTATTTATCAGCTGATTGAAATCTCAAGGAATTTACAAATACCCCCTGAAGACTTAATTGACATGCTCAAAACTGGAGAGAAGCCAAATGTATCAGTGGAACCAGAGCAGGAGCTTGAAATTCCCTTTGACCCTGAAGACATCTCAGAGGTTGACTTAGACCATCCAGATCTGTTCCAAAATAAGATGCTCTCAAAGAATGGCTACCCCAAAACACCTGGTCGTGCTGTGGCAGAGGCTCTACCAGATGGGCTGAGTGTTGAGGACATTTTAAATCTTTTAGGGATGGAAAATGCAGCAAATCAAAAGCCTCCATATTTTCCCAATCAGTATAACCGAGAGAAGGTTCTGTCAAGACTCCCCTATGGTCCTGGAAGGTCTAAAGCAAACCAACTTCCCAAAGCTGTCTGGATGCCAGATGTTGAAAACAGACAAATGGCATATGAAAACCTGAATGACAAGGATcaagaattaggagagtacttggcCAAGATGCTAGTTAAATACCCTGAGATCATGAATTCAAACCAAGTGAAGCGAGTTCCCAGTCAAGGCTCATCTGAAGATGATCTACAGGAAGAGAACCAAATCGAACAGGCCCTCAAAGAGCGTTTGAATAAACACAGCTCTCAGGAGACTGACAAACTGGCCTCGGTAAGCAAAAGGCTCCCTGTGGGGTCCCCGAAGAGTGACGATACCCCCAACAGACAGTACTTGGATGAAGATCTGTTAATGAAAGTGCTGGAATACCTCAACcaagaaaaggcagaaaagggaagggagCATATTGCTAAGAGAGCAATGGAAAATATGTAA